GCATCGTCCTCGTGCCGCCCTCGTGGGAGGGCGAGCGCAACGACCTGGCCCTCGAGGCCGCGCGCCTGCACCCAGACCGCTTCGCCGTCATGGGCCGCCTGGCGCTCGAGCGGCCCGAGAGCCGCGCGCTCCTGGCCGACTGGAAGAAGCAGCCGGGGATGCTCGGCATGCGCTTCACGTTCCACACCGAGCGGTATCGCCCCTGGCTCACCGACGGGACCGCCGACTGGCTGTGGCCGGCGGCGGAGCGGGCCGGGATCCCGCTCATGGTCCTGATGCCGGGCTCGCTCGACGTCCTCGACCGGATCGCGGGCCAGCATCCCGGTCTCAAGCTGGTGATCGACCACGTCGGGCTCAACATCCGCGCCAAGGGCCCGAAGGTGTTCGAGGACCTGCCGGCCGTCTGCGCGCTCGCCAAGCGCCCGAACGTCGCCGTCAAGGC
The sequence above is drawn from the Candidatus Methylomirabilota bacterium genome and encodes:
- a CDS encoding amidohydrolase family protein produces the protein MLIADSQVHIWGADTPNRAWPPGRTQDAQKPYPVTKDMLLFEMDLAGVGRIVLVPPSWEGERNDLALEAARLHPDRFAVMGRLALERPESRALLADWKKQPGMLGMRFTFHTERYRPWLTDGTADWLWPAAERAGIPLMVLMPGSLDVLDRIAGQHPGLKLVIDHVGLNIRAKGPKVFEDLPAVCALAKRPNVAVKASGMPSLSTEGYPFRDLHPHIRTLVEAFGPRRTFWGTDLTRMPCTYYECITLFTEHLPWLTGEDLEWVMGRGVCEWLGWPVPKRT